One genomic window of Arachis stenosperma cultivar V10309 chromosome 10, arast.V10309.gnm1.PFL2, whole genome shotgun sequence includes the following:
- the LOC130957455 gene encoding uncharacterized protein LOC130957455 encodes MDYEKARAEWKLQLQELESLHLEAYENSRLYKEKVRAVHDKSIKRREFRPGDLVLLYNSRMRLMPGKLRSRWDGPYRVEKVEPYGVFHLSHPSSSELIKVNGHRLKLFHGEKVAKNQELEIFLLEDPPTVED; translated from the coding sequence ATGGACTATGAGAAAGCCAGAGCTGAATGGAAGTTGCAACTACAAGAATTAGAGAGCCTTCACCTTGAAGCTTATGAAAACTCTAGGCTGTATAAAGAGAAAGTGAGAGCTGTACATGACAAGAGCATTAAGAGACGAGAATTCCGACCAGGGGATTTAGTCCTACTTTACAACTCCAGAATGCgactcatgccaggcaagctgAGATCCAGATGGGATGGTCCGTATCGAGTAGAGAAGGTGGAACCATACGGAGTCTTTCACTTGagccatccttcaagctctgaacttatCAAGGTCAATGGACATCGCTTGAAGTTATTCCATGGTGAAAAGGTGGCGAAAAACCAGGAActagagatcttcctcttggaagatccaCCCACAGTAGAAGACTGA
- the LOC130955492 gene encoding two-component response regulator ARR12 isoform X1, giving the protein MTMENGVDDSSDQFPKGMRVLAVDDDPTCLMVLETLLRRCQYHVTTTSQAIKALKLLRENKFDLVISDVHMPDMDGFKLLELVGLEMDLPVIMLSANGDTKLVMKGISHGACDYLLKPVRIEELKNIWQHVIRRKKFDSKEKNKTRNSDKPSSEGGNVLGSAGTGNSEQNGKLNKKRKDQDDEEDEEQDNGHDNEDPSAQKKPRVVWSVELHRKFVAAVNQLGIDKAVPKKILDLMNVEKLTRENVASHLQKYRLYLKRISCVANQQANMVAALGSADPSYLRMGSLSGVGHLQALSGSGQFPNNAFRSFPPNGMVSRLNTPAGLNVHGFPSSGAFHLGQSQNLNSSTVEQLKYRSSIVPVNQNGVHGMQVPMGLDPLQHNKGVIPVQNLTTGIDAKTNFPVSNKLPDPQSRVASGAHPPLLGSSNNALMLEARPQDTQGVLEYENLSSSVPSQHSELPFSLLDQGRYSDNWSSAVQSSGIQTGSYPSSESFRQTAIPATDNMASLPLQEGNLSVSSSISLLPNQSYNSLIDTHSQAVILANRTGHVSNSDVPFQGWDDRNEDASYHSNAVCNTINTVAPGSSSVGHTTINSTLHRNLEFNYGDSLQMKRDAMTKLAKETSLKPHQVNIMNQQKSQQGNFSNNVGSLEDLVSSMMKQEQDEMKILDGGFICDNYSGGISM; this is encoded by the exons atgacCATGGAGAATGGTGTTGATGATAGCAGTGATCAGTTCCCCAAAGGAATGCGTGTTCTTGCAGTTGATGATGACCCCACTTGCCTAATGGTTCTAGAAACTCTTCTCAGAAGATGTCAATATCATG TTACCACAACTAGCCAAGCAATAAAGGCATTGAAGCTGTTGAGAGAGAACAAGTTTGACCTTGTAATAAGTGATGTGCACATGCCAGACATGGATGGATTTAAGCTTCTTGAGCTTGTGGGACTGGAAATGGACCTACCTGTCATAA TGTTGTCCGCAAATGGTGATACAAAGCTTGTGATGAAGGGGATTTCTCATGGAGCTTGTGATTATCTACTAAAGCCTGTGAGAATTGAAGAGCTCAAGAACATTTGGCAGCATGTGATTAGGAGAAAGAAGTTTGATTCGAAGGAGAAGAACAAAACCAGGAACTCCGACAAGCCTAGTTCGGAGGGCGGCAATGTGCTAGGCTCAGCAGGAACAGGAAATTCAGAACAAAATGGGAAGCTGAATAAGAAAAGGAAGGATCaggatgatgaagaagatgagGAGCAAGATAATGGCCATGACAATGAGGATCCTTCGGCCCAGAAGAAGCCTCGTGTTGTTTGGTCCGTGGAGCTTCACCGCAAGTTTGTTGCTGCTGTTAATCAGTTAGGCATTGACA AGGCTGTACCTAAGAAGATTCTTGATTTGATGAATGTTGAAAAACTGACGAGGGAAAATGTGGCGAGCCATCTCCAG AAATATAGGCTTTATCTGAAACGAATCAGCTGTGTAGCGAACCAACAGGCGAATATGGTGGCGGCCCTAGGGAGTGCAGATCCATCCTACTTGAGAATGGGTTCTCTGAGTGGCGTTGGACATTTGCAAGCATTGAGTGGCTCGGGACAGTTTCCTAACAATGCTTTCAGGTCCTTTCCGCCGAATGGGATGGTTAGCAGATTGAACACTCCTGCTGGATTGAATGTGCATGGATTCCCTTCTTCAGGAGCATTTCACTTGGGTCAATCACAGAATCTAAACAGCTCAACTGTTGAGCAGCTGAAGTATCGGTCGTCCATTGTTCCTGTTAATCAGAATGGTGTTCATGGAATGCAGGTGCCTATGGGGCTTGATCCATTGCAACACAATAAGGGTGTTATTCCTGTTCAGAACTTGACCACTGGTATTGATGCTAAAACAAATTTTCCTGTCTCAAATAAACTCCCGGAtccacaatcaagagtagcatCCGGCGCGCATCCCCCGCTTCTTGGTAGCTCAAACAATGCCTTGATGTTGGAAGCACGGCCACAAGACACACAAGGGGTTTTAGAATACGAAAACTTATCTTCTTCGGTACCTTCCCAACATTCAGAACTCCCATTCTCTTTGCTGGATCAAGGTAGATACAGTGATAATTGGTCTAGTGCTGTGCAATCATCTGGGATCCAGACCGGTTCTTACCCTTCAAGCGAAAGTTTTAGACAGACGGCAATACCTGCTACAGATAACATGGCTTCTTTACCCTTGCAAGAAGGGAATCTGAGTGTTTCTTCATCCATCTCTTTGCTGCCTAACCAGTCCTACAATTCGTTGATAGATACACACTCCCAAGCTGTGATTTTAGCTAATAGAACTGGTCATGTAAGCAATAGTGATGTGCCATTTCAAGGTTGGGATGATCGCAATGAAGATGCTAGCTACCATTCAAATGCTGTTTGTAACACAATAAACACTGTGGCCCCAGGTTCGAGTTCTGTTGGTCACACAACAATAAACTCAACCTTACACAGAAACTTGGAGTTTAATTATGGTGATAGCTTGCAAATGAAGCGCGATGCGATGACAAAGTTAGCGAAAGAGACCTCATTGAAACCGCATCAGGTGAATATCATGAACCAGCAGAAGTCTCAGCAGGGTAACTTCTCTAATAATGTTGGTTCCCTGGAAGACTTGGTCAGTTCAATGATGAAACAG GAGCAAGATGAGATGAAAATATTGGATGGAGGCTTCATTTGTGATAATTATTCTGGTGGCATATCAATGTGA
- the LOC130955492 gene encoding two-component response regulator ARR12 isoform X2 yields MTMENGVDDSSDQFPKGMRVLAVDDDPTCLMVLETLLRRCQYHVTTTSQAIKALKLLRENKFDLVISDVHMPDMDGFKLLELVGLEMDLPVIMLSANGDTKLVMKGISHGACDYLLKPVRIEELKNIWQHVIRRKKFDSKEKNKTRNSDKPSSEGGNVLGSAGTGNSEQNGKLNKKRKDQDDEEDEEQDNGHDNEDPSAQKKPRVVWSVELHRKFVAAVNQLGIDKAVPKKILDLMNVEKLTRENVASHLQKYRLYLKRISCVANQQANMVAALGSADPSYLRMGSLSGVGHLQALSGSGQFPNNAFRSFPPNGMVSRLNTPAGLNVHGFPSSGAFHLGQSQNLNSSTVEQLKYRSSIVPVNQNGVHGMQVPMGLDPLQHNKGVIPVQNLTTGIDAKTNFPVSNKLPDPQSRVASGAHPPLLGSSNNALMLEARPQDTQGVLEYENLSSSVPSQHSELPFSLLDQGRYSDNWSSAVQSSGIQTGSYPSSESFRQTAIPATDNMASLPLQEGNLSVSSSISLLPNQSYNSLIDTHSQAVILANRTGHVSNSDVPFQGWDDRNEDASYHSNAVCNTINTVAPGSSSVGHTTINSTLHRNLEFNYGDSLQMKRDAMTKLAKETSLKPHQVNIMNQQKSQQGNFSNNVGSLEDLVSSMMKQVTTSMHYSED; encoded by the exons atgacCATGGAGAATGGTGTTGATGATAGCAGTGATCAGTTCCCCAAAGGAATGCGTGTTCTTGCAGTTGATGATGACCCCACTTGCCTAATGGTTCTAGAAACTCTTCTCAGAAGATGTCAATATCATG TTACCACAACTAGCCAAGCAATAAAGGCATTGAAGCTGTTGAGAGAGAACAAGTTTGACCTTGTAATAAGTGATGTGCACATGCCAGACATGGATGGATTTAAGCTTCTTGAGCTTGTGGGACTGGAAATGGACCTACCTGTCATAA TGTTGTCCGCAAATGGTGATACAAAGCTTGTGATGAAGGGGATTTCTCATGGAGCTTGTGATTATCTACTAAAGCCTGTGAGAATTGAAGAGCTCAAGAACATTTGGCAGCATGTGATTAGGAGAAAGAAGTTTGATTCGAAGGAGAAGAACAAAACCAGGAACTCCGACAAGCCTAGTTCGGAGGGCGGCAATGTGCTAGGCTCAGCAGGAACAGGAAATTCAGAACAAAATGGGAAGCTGAATAAGAAAAGGAAGGATCaggatgatgaagaagatgagGAGCAAGATAATGGCCATGACAATGAGGATCCTTCGGCCCAGAAGAAGCCTCGTGTTGTTTGGTCCGTGGAGCTTCACCGCAAGTTTGTTGCTGCTGTTAATCAGTTAGGCATTGACA AGGCTGTACCTAAGAAGATTCTTGATTTGATGAATGTTGAAAAACTGACGAGGGAAAATGTGGCGAGCCATCTCCAG AAATATAGGCTTTATCTGAAACGAATCAGCTGTGTAGCGAACCAACAGGCGAATATGGTGGCGGCCCTAGGGAGTGCAGATCCATCCTACTTGAGAATGGGTTCTCTGAGTGGCGTTGGACATTTGCAAGCATTGAGTGGCTCGGGACAGTTTCCTAACAATGCTTTCAGGTCCTTTCCGCCGAATGGGATGGTTAGCAGATTGAACACTCCTGCTGGATTGAATGTGCATGGATTCCCTTCTTCAGGAGCATTTCACTTGGGTCAATCACAGAATCTAAACAGCTCAACTGTTGAGCAGCTGAAGTATCGGTCGTCCATTGTTCCTGTTAATCAGAATGGTGTTCATGGAATGCAGGTGCCTATGGGGCTTGATCCATTGCAACACAATAAGGGTGTTATTCCTGTTCAGAACTTGACCACTGGTATTGATGCTAAAACAAATTTTCCTGTCTCAAATAAACTCCCGGAtccacaatcaagagtagcatCCGGCGCGCATCCCCCGCTTCTTGGTAGCTCAAACAATGCCTTGATGTTGGAAGCACGGCCACAAGACACACAAGGGGTTTTAGAATACGAAAACTTATCTTCTTCGGTACCTTCCCAACATTCAGAACTCCCATTCTCTTTGCTGGATCAAGGTAGATACAGTGATAATTGGTCTAGTGCTGTGCAATCATCTGGGATCCAGACCGGTTCTTACCCTTCAAGCGAAAGTTTTAGACAGACGGCAATACCTGCTACAGATAACATGGCTTCTTTACCCTTGCAAGAAGGGAATCTGAGTGTTTCTTCATCCATCTCTTTGCTGCCTAACCAGTCCTACAATTCGTTGATAGATACACACTCCCAAGCTGTGATTTTAGCTAATAGAACTGGTCATGTAAGCAATAGTGATGTGCCATTTCAAGGTTGGGATGATCGCAATGAAGATGCTAGCTACCATTCAAATGCTGTTTGTAACACAATAAACACTGTGGCCCCAGGTTCGAGTTCTGTTGGTCACACAACAATAAACTCAACCTTACACAGAAACTTGGAGTTTAATTATGGTGATAGCTTGCAAATGAAGCGCGATGCGATGACAAAGTTAGCGAAAGAGACCTCATTGAAACCGCATCAGGTGAATATCATGAACCAGCAGAAGTCTCAGCAGGGTAACTTCTCTAATAATGTTGGTTCCCTGGAAGACTTGGTCAGTTCAATGATGAAACAGGTAACAACATCTATGCATTATAGTGAAGATTGA